A single genomic interval of Mangifera indica cultivar Alphonso chromosome 5, CATAS_Mindica_2.1, whole genome shotgun sequence harbors:
- the LOC123215273 gene encoding auxin efflux carrier component 3-like, translating to MITWHDLYTVLTAVIPLYVAMILAYGSVRWWKIFSPDQCSGINRFVAIFAVPLLSFHFISTNNPYAMNFRFIAADTLQKIIMLFVLGIWTNFTKNGSLDWMITIFSLSTLPNTLVMGIPLLIAMYGDYSGSLMVQIVVLQCIIWYTLLLFLFEYRGAKMLITEQFPETAASIVSFKVDSDVVSLDGRDFLETDAEIGDDGRLHVTVRKSNASRRSLGPCSLPALTPRPSNLTGAEIYSLSSSRNPTPRGSNFNHADFYNMMGVQGFPGGRLSNFGPADLYSVQSSRGPTPRPSNFEENSGQTISSPRFGFYPAQTVPTSYPAPNPEFSNTISKAAKNVQNQNQNQQQQQQVNLNSKTNHDAKELHMFVWSSSASPVSEGAGGLHVFGGTDFGASEQSGRSDQGAKEIRMLVTDHPQNGEHKATPQTGDFGGGDFSFAGEEEREKEGQAGTGFNKLGSSSTAELHPKAAAGAADSSAGKMMPPASVMTRLILIMVWRKLIRNPNTYSSLIGLVWSLVAFRWHVSMPKIIEKSISILSDAGLGMAMFSLGLFMALQPKIIACGNSIATFAMAVRFLTGPAVMAAASIAIGLRGTLLHIAIVQAALPQGIVPFVFAKEYNVHPTILSTAVIFGMLIALPITLVYYIILGL from the exons ATGATCACCTGGCACGATCTTTACACCGTCTTGACGGCCGTGATTCCCCTCTACGTCGCCATGATTTTGGCCTACGGTTCCGTCCGCTGGTGGAAGATTTTTTCGCCTGACCAATGTTCCGGCATCAACCGTTTCGTCGCCATCTTCGCCGTCCCTCTTCTGTCCTTCCATTTCATCTCTACTAACAATCCTTACGCCATGAACTTCCGTTTCATCGCCGCCGACACGTTGCAAAAAATCATCATGCTGTTCGTGCTAGGGATTTGGACTAATTTCACTAAAAACGGCAGTCTTGATTGGATGATTACGATTTTTTCTCTTTCGACTTTGCCAAACACTCTGGTTATGGGGATTCCTCTACTCATCGCCATGTACGGCGACTACTCCGGCAGTCTCATGGTGCAAATCGTGGTGTTACAGTGCATTATCTGGTACACTCTCCTGCTGTTTCTCTTCGAGTACCGCGGCGCCAAGATGCTGATCACGGAGCAGTTTCCGGAGACCGCCGCGTCGATTGTCTCGTTCAAAGTGGACTCCGATGTGGTCTCACTCGACGGGAGGGATTTCCTAGAGACTGATGCTGAAATTGGCGACGACGGAAGGCTTCATGTTACAGTGAGAAAATCGAATGCTTCTAGAAGATCTTTAGGGCCCTGTTCACTTCCGGCATTGACTCCTCGGCCTTCAAATCTCACTGGAGCCGAAATTTACAGCTTGAGTTCGTCGAGAAACCCGACTCCGAGAGGCTCCAATTTTAACCATGCCGATTTTTACAACATGATGGGCGTCCAAGGATTTCCAGGCGGAAGACTTTCAAATTTTGGCCCGGCGGATTTATACTCTGTGCAATCCTCCAGAGGACCCACTCCAAGaccttcaaattttgaagaaaattctGGACAAACAATTTCTTCTCCGAGATTCGGATTTTATCCTGCTCAAACTGTACCCACTTCATACCCGGCTCCGAATCCTGAGTTCTCGAACACCATTTCTAAAGCTGCAAAAAATGTGCAGAATCAGAATCAGAATCAGCAGCAACAGCAGCAAGTGAATTTGAACAGTAAAACAAACCATGACGCTAAAGAGCTTCACATGTTTGTGTGGAGCTCCAGCGCCTCCCCCGTCTCTGAAGGCGCCGGCGGGTTGCATGTTTTCGGTGGAACGGATTTCGGAGCGTCGGAACAGTCTGGCCGCTCCGATCAAGGAGCTAAAGAGATCAGGATGTTGGTCACAGACCACCCTCAGAATGGTGAACACAaag CTACTCCGCAAACTGGGGATTTCGGTGGGGGAGATTTCAGCTTTGCAGGAGAAGAAGAGAGGGAGAAAGAAGGACAAGCAGGCACAGGATTTAACAAACTGGGGTCTAGTTCAACAGCTGAGTTGCACCCAAAAGCTGCTGCCGGAGCTGCGGATTCCAGTGCCGGAAAAATGATGCCTCCGGCGAGTGTTATGACCCGTTTGATCTTGATCATGGTTTGGCGCAAACTTATCCGTAATCCCAACACATACTCCAGTCTAATTGGATTGGTGTGGTCTCTGGTTGCTTTCAG GTGGCATGTGTCAATGCCGAAAATAATAGAGAAGTCAATCTCAATTCTGTCGGATGCCGGTCTCGGAATGGCCATGTTCAGCTTAG GTCTGTTCATGGCTCTCCAACCTAAAATCATCGCTTGCGGCAACTCGATTGCAACATTTGCCATGGCCGTTAGGTTTCTCACCGGTCCAGCTGTCATGGCTGCCGCTTCCATTGCCATTGGCCTCCGCGGTACCCTCCTTCACATTGCAATCGTTCAG GCTGCATTGCCTCAAGGGATTGTCCCATTTGTGTTCGCAAAAGAGTACAATGTGCATCCGACAATTCTTAGTACCGC GGTTATATTCGGGATGTTGATAGCATTACCAATTACTCTAGTCTACTACATCATTTTGGggttgtaa